The sequence below is a genomic window from Desulfobacterales bacterium.
GCGCGGATTCGGCCGGTGGTTTGACTTCAAATACCGCCCTTAGTTTGGAAAATGCTTGATTAACGCGGTTTGCCAACGTGGTAACCATGAGCTTGTCATGGTCGTAGACCGCCAAAACGGCCTCTATCGCCTCGTGCCGTTTGACTTCGGTGGCTTCCTTGTCTTCAATAAAGAAGTCTTCGGTTGCTTTGATGTTTCTTTCCGCCACATCGCCCAGTTGGTAGACATGACGCTTAATGGCCAGGCTAGGATACAGGATGAGCGTGAAAAGGCCGGTGAGCAGCATCAGTATGGCGCAACGTATAAATAACTCGCTATTATCCTTAAAAATATTATGCTTTAATGTTATCGCCATATGTGTTTCGAATCATTTAGCGCACAACGGGGTCAGGAATGCGCATGTTCGACCGGATCATTTGACACCGAAGGCAGGCGGTCCACCTGCTTAGCGCGTTGTTTTTCCTCGTCGAGAAGTTCATACGCCCGAATAATTTCCTGAACCAACTTATGCCGGACCACATCTTTTTTAGAAAAAAAGATGAATTGAATGCCTTGGATTCCCTGTAAAATATTTTTGGTTTCAACGAGACCGGACGGCTTTCCGGTCGGCAGGTCGATTTGGGTGATATCTCCGGTAATGACGGCCTTGGATCTGAAGCCGATCCGTGTGAGAAACATTTTCATTTGCTCAGCGGTTGTATTCTGTGCTTCATCCAAGATGATGAAGGAGTCATTCAGTGTTCTGCCGCGCATAAATGCGATCGGCGCCACTTCGATGACCCCCTGTTGCATCAAGTTGGATACCTTTTCAAACCGCATCATATCGTGAAGCGCATCATAGAGAGGTCTTAAATAGGGATCGACCTTGTCGGCCAGACCCCCCGGTAAAAATCCGAGCGATTCACCGGCTTCCACGGCGGGGCGAGTGAGGATAATGCGGTTGACTGCCCCTTTGCTTAACGCCGCGACCGCCATGGCCATGGCCAGATACGTTTTTCCGGTTCCGGCCGGCCCGATGCCGAACACGATGTCATGGCTTCGAATGGCGTCGATATAATTTTTTTGGGCCAGGCTTTTGGGTGTGATGGCGCTTTTTTTTGAGGTAATAAAAACCGTATCGAGAAAAATGTCCCGAAGCGAAATTCGATCGTTCCCGCTTAAAACAGTAACCGCATAATCTATATCCGTAGGATAAAGGAGGTAGCGCTCTTGAAGCAAGCCATAAAGCTGATTCAGCACATTGGCGGCCAAGCGAGCGGGAATCTCATCCCCCTGAATAAATACCATGGTGCCTCTTGCGGTAATGGAGACTCCCGTTGCCTCCGCTACCCGGCGAAGGTGAGTATTGTGCTCGCCGAAAAGCTGCATCGCCAGTTCAGGCTCCGGAAAAGCCAACTGAAGCGGTGTTTCGATTTTGGTAGTGGGTGCATTGTTCATTCAGACATTCTCATATTCTCACCTTGAATTTCCCTCACCTATCATAAATAACCGTCCATATGCAAACGGCAAATGACATTCCTTGTATGGCAGCGGAACCGCATGGTCTATCTGGCCGATTGCTTGCATCCCTTAAAAATACCTTGACTCGGCAGGCGTGCTCTGATAGCGTTCCAAAGTTTTTAACCAGTTGTAATTTCTATTTTTTTTTGGTTTTAAACCGGTAGCGAGTCAGGTCTTGTTCCGAAGGACGGCACCCGCATATTCCGGGCTGTGGAGGACATAGTGAATCTTTTCGATATCATATGTATCGTGATCCTCGGATTTTGTCTTGTAAGGGGCATTTTTCGTGGATTAATTAAGGAAATAACAGCCATCGTCGGGGTGATCGGCGGATTTTACGGCGCCTATACATTCTATCCGAACGTGGGGATTTATTTGAAGCAGTGGATTCCCAATATTGCTTATCTAAACATATTGAGTTTTCTGATTATTTTTTGTGGTGTGCTGATCCTTGTCAATGTGCTGGGGATTATTATCAAATACCTGCTCAATGTGGTGTTTTCGGGGTGGCTCGATCGCATCGGCGGCGCCGGATTTGGACTTGCAAAAGGGCTGTTGATCGTTTGTGTCCTTTTTATTGCCTTGACGACCTTTTTACCGAGGGGAGACTCTCTGATTCAAGATTCCGTTCTTTCCCCTCATGTATCCGCTGCCTCCGAAGTCATGGCTACCGTGATATCCAAGGAGATGAAGCAGGCCTTTGCGATTAAAATAGAGGCGCTTAACAAGGCTTGGAGCAAGAGAAAATAGGTATGGACAAAAAAACCGGTATCGACCAACTGGTTTCCCTTGTGGCGGCGCTCAGAGGGGAAAATGGTTGTCCATGGGATCGAAAGCAAACCGTCCAAAGCATGACGGTCTACCTTTTGGAAGAGACCTATGAATTGGTGGAAGCGATCAACGCCGGTGATCCCGGGGCGATTTGTGAAGAATTAGGGGATGTTCTGTTTCTGATAGTGTTTGTTGCGCATCTTTTCCGGGAGCAGGGGAGTTTCGATATTTCGGATGTCGTATCCCATATTCATGAAAAGATGGTGCGAAGGCATCCTCATGTGTTCGGCGAGAACACGCTTGAAACCGCCGAAGAGGTTAAAAAGCAGTGGAATGAGATTAAAAATAACGAAAAATCGAATTCTTCAAATATGTCTGTACTGGATTCGGTTCCAATCGGCCTACCGGCGCTTATGCGCGCTTATCGGATTTCCGAGCGGGCGGCGGCCAACGGGTTTGACTGGAACAGCTTGACCGGCGTGATGGAAAAGGTGCAAGAAGAGTGGCAGGAGCTGAAAAACGAATTGGCAAAAGAGCCGTTCGCGAATCAAACCGGGAACGCCGTTTCAATGGAATTCGGGGATTTACTGTTTGCATTGGTGAATGTGGCGCGTTTTGCCCGCATTCACCCGGAAACCGCCCTGGCTGATGCCATCATGAAGTTCAAAAAGCGTTTCATGCATATGGAAATGGCTATTCGGGCGGAAGGCAAAACGCTGTCGAATGTACCTCAGCCGGAAAAGGACGCACTCTGGGATAAGGCCAAGGTTTTGATTTTCTAAATATAATCCCCTCGATGAAACTTGATCGATTCCAACCGGGCGGTCAGGGCGACTTCAGATGCGATTCTTTGTAATGCCTCATTCGGCACCGCCATGTTTTCAGCCTCTTTAAGAAGATTGTTGGCATTATTGTGAATCGTGTTCAGCAATGGTGCAATGTCTTTTAACGATTTCGACTGGTTGTTGAGATCGTCGGCATAATCCCTCAATAGATCCAACAGTTGGTTCGTCTGTGTAACGACTTTTTCAATGGGGGACTCAATGCTTAAAAAAGAAGCGGCTTGAATTTCACCCAGTGCGCGCGCGGCGGGATACGTCTCGGTTGTTGCCTTTTCCCCCAAGGCTTTGTTCAGAGAGTCTTTAAAACAAATATCCGTCGTTTTTTGGACGGTTTTGTGGGGCTGAATGGCCTGGTTTTCAGATATCGGGATGATGTTGCTCATTTGAAATGCCTCCTTAGGTTAATTCATCCCATGATTATGCAAAAAAAAGGCCAGCATTAACGCCGGCCTTGAACAAGTATTTATTATATTGAAATATCAGATAAAATAATATTTAAGGCTTTTTGGAAGTCGGACACACCCGGCAATTTTTTCCGATCCTGTATTCCTAATCCGGCAAAGCCGGATGCTTGAATGCTGGAAAGCTGGGATGCATAAAAGCCATCTTTCACCTTCGGCGAATATACACGCAAAAGCGTGCAAGTTTCTGGTAAAGGGCATATGGTAATCGAAAGGGCCTAAACGATATCACTGATAATGGCGCCGATAATCGAGTCGGCAATTTTATCCGGATCGATAGAATACTGATTCGATGCAATAGCTTGCTTGAGTTCCGCAACCCTTTCCTCACGGACATTCGGGCTTTTGGCTACGGCGGTTTTTGCCAATTGCATCTCTTTTGAAGCTTGGGACAAGCTGACTTTGTCGTCTCGGGATACTCCCGCGTTATTGTCCGTAGCCTGATTTTCGCGGATATCGATCCGGTGTTTGTCCGCAGTCTCACTTAACAGCGTCCGGTGCCCGTATTTTTGCGTAATGTTGCTGATATTATTCATTTTCTTACCTCCCGGAGCGGAGGGCTCCTATAATTCCATATTCTTATCCACGGCTTCTTTGGCCAATTGTTCCAGCCGCTTGATCAGAAAACCCGCATTCTCGACTTCCAGCGTGTTCGTTGTTTTTTTATTGTTGCCGTCGATGACATTAAAAACGAACTTGTCATCCCGTTGACCTTTGAAAGAGACGCTTGTCCCGAGCTCACCTTCCAGCTTGTCCACGATTTCCTTATCGACATCATCCTGCGGGCCGGAGCGGGTGATGCGATCAACGATATCGGCAGCGACTTTATCGATAATCGATTGGCGCTTCGCTTCAGCCGAAATATGGATTCTATCTGACGGCTGTTGTTGGTCCAGCGCTTTTTGGCGCTCGATCAGTCGGGTTTGGCTGATCTGTTTGCTATACACTTTCAGTACATTATGTATTTGATGCGCCGGAATTTGCATACACCGTTTCCTTCAAATCAATGCAACCGTTATGACAAGGCCCGTATCAGCCGATTCGTAACAAAGAAAGACGTACTTTTTGAATAGGTTGGCGGCCCGAATGTACTTATGTCTTAAGGGTGATATCGGTTGGCATGAATAAAACCTTTAGAGAAAAATAGCCATTTCTTTAAAAATCTTTGCATGGGCGGCGCAATAGATTCGAATGAAATGCCGATGCGTTGAAAAAGCGATTTCGGGCAAATTTGAAATCGGGAAAAAACCAACGTCGGAGGCATCATCTCCTGCGACCGGATCCCCCGTATAATTGGTGACGAGATAACCGATGAGCAGCACCATGGGATGATGCTCTCCACGACTTGTTGTCACTCCCAGTAACGTATCGATTCGCCCTGTCAGCGATGTTTCCTCCTTAAGCTCCCTGAGCGCAGCCCCTTCCGATGTTTCGCCCAATTCCATAAACCCGCCGGGCAGGCACCATTTTCCGGCTTGCGGCGCAACGCTGCGTTCCACCAGGAGGATCCTGTTCTGATTGTCCACGACCACGGTGCAAGCGGCGGGAAGCGGGTTTTCATAAATCGCTTTGATACAGGTATCGCAAAAGAGACGCTCTGTGCCTTCCCACCACTTTTTAGTGAGGGGGCCGCCGCAATAAGGACAAAACTTTTTTTGAATCATGAGCTATTGAATGTCTCCAGCCGGCCGGTTAATCATCGAAATTGCCGGAAGCCCCCTTGTTGCTGTTAATCAGACGTGCCTTTTGCTTTATTTTTTCCACTGTCCATTGGCCGGGATCTTCGATCCGTTCGGCTTTGGGGCCCGGGTCAAAAGTGCCTGCCCGGCAGATCGCCTCAATGGCGAGCGGTGCGGTGTCTTGCGCATTCAACACATTTACCAGCATGTTATAGACAAACGACTCGACCCGCCGGGTTATGCGCTCCCTTATTTCTTTGGGCTGCCTCAGCAGTTTGCCTTCGAACGGAAGGTTCAGATTTTTATAATTGCCGCCCTTGATGTTTTTCTCACGGGCATATGCCGTCATTTCTTCCCACACCGCTTCAGTAACTCCTTCGCCCTTAACCTTAATGAAGTTGCCGTCCGCATCCAGTATCGCGTTGCCGTAATCGTTCACTTCAACCCCCC
It includes:
- a CDS encoding PhoH family protein — encoded protein: MNNAPTTKIETPLQLAFPEPELAMQLFGEHNTHLRRVAEATGVSITARGTMVFIQGDEIPARLAANVLNQLYGLLQERYLLYPTDIDYAVTVLSGNDRISLRDIFLDTVFITSKKSAITPKSLAQKNYIDAIRSHDIVFGIGPAGTGKTYLAMAMAVAALSKGAVNRIILTRPAVEAGESLGFLPGGLADKVDPYLRPLYDALHDMMRFEKVSNLMQQGVIEVAPIAFMRGRTLNDSFIILDEAQNTTAEQMKMFLTRIGFRSKAVITGDITQIDLPTGKPSGLVETKNILQGIQGIQFIFFSKKDVVRHKLVQEIIRAYELLDEEKQRAKQVDRLPSVSNDPVEHAHS
- a CDS encoding CvpA family protein, with the protein product MNLFDIICIVILGFCLVRGIFRGLIKEITAIVGVIGGFYGAYTFYPNVGIYLKQWIPNIAYLNILSFLIIFCGVLILVNVLGIIIKYLLNVVFSGWLDRIGGAGFGLAKGLLIVCVLFIALTTFLPRGDSLIQDSVLSPHVSAASEVMATVISKEMKQAFAIKIEALNKAWSKRK
- the mazG gene encoding nucleoside triphosphate pyrophosphohydrolase, which codes for MDKKTGIDQLVSLVAALRGENGCPWDRKQTVQSMTVYLLEETYELVEAINAGDPGAICEELGDVLFLIVFVAHLFREQGSFDISDVVSHIHEKMVRRHPHVFGENTLETAEEVKKQWNEIKNNEKSNSSNMSVLDSVPIGLPALMRAYRISERAAANGFDWNSLTGVMEKVQEEWQELKNELAKEPFANQTGNAVSMEFGDLLFALVNVARFARIHPETALADAIMKFKKRFMHMEMAIRAEGKTLSNVPQPEKDALWDKAKVLIF
- the flgM gene encoding flagellar biosynthesis anti-sigma factor FlgM, which encodes MNNISNITQKYGHRTLLSETADKHRIDIRENQATDNNAGVSRDDKVSLSQASKEMQLAKTAVAKSPNVREERVAELKQAIASNQYSIDPDKIADSIIGAIISDIV
- a CDS encoding DVU0524 family FlgM-associated protein translates to MQIPAHQIHNVLKVYSKQISQTRLIERQKALDQQQPSDRIHISAEAKRQSIIDKVAADIVDRITRSGPQDDVDKEIVDKLEGELGTSVSFKGQRDDKFVFNVIDGNNKKTTNTLEVENAGFLIKRLEQLAKEAVDKNMEL
- a CDS encoding NUDIX hydrolase, with translation MIQKKFCPYCGGPLTKKWWEGTERLFCDTCIKAIYENPLPAACTVVVDNQNRILLVERSVAPQAGKWCLPGGFMELGETSEGAALRELKEETSLTGRIDTLLGVTTSRGEHHPMVLLIGYLVTNYTGDPVAGDDASDVGFFPISNLPEIAFSTHRHFIRIYCAAHAKIFKEMAIFL